The nucleotide sequence AAAATTCCCTCATAGGCTTACATAACGGCACTAAACCAAACAGAGTGGTTCAATATGAACTCTCTGAAAATGGAGATTCGATCATTAACAAAATAATTTTAGCTCAAGCAGGGGCATTAGGAGAACCAACGCAGGGAACTTGGGTAGAGGGTGTTTTCCACTACATCGTAAACAGCCCGTGGGCGGCATACGATAGAGACGGAAGCTTCAATCCTCAAGAAGAGCATATAATAATTGGTAAAATTGAATAGTCCAATTAGTCTAATTCTAATCGTCAATTGCTCATGTCAGAATATCTTATCGTAATTGCAGCTGAAAATGAACGTGGGCTATCACCCGCAGAAGAGCAGCACTGTATTAAAGAATATGGAAAATGGGCCGAAACACTTGGCTCAAAACATGTCACCGCAAGAAGGCTTTCTTTACATAAAGGAGAACTAATTCCAAGTAAGAAAAAACTCACA is from Marinobacter alexandrii and encodes:
- a CDS encoding YciI family protein, translated to MSEYLIVIAAENERGLSPAEEQHCIKEYGKWAETLGSKHVTARRLSLHKGELIPSKKKLTTDGPFVEAKELIAGFILIEAADNKEATSIASSCPLNEYFQLFVKSVS